Proteins co-encoded in one Capsicum annuum cultivar UCD-10X-F1 chromosome 9, UCD10Xv1.1, whole genome shotgun sequence genomic window:
- the LOC107841322 gene encoding uncharacterized protein LOC107841322, producing the protein MDKVTVIRERLKTGKSHQKAYVDMWQKELELEFEKCVGDPSLIVPMEDVGNLDSLSYEKVLVKILDREILRLRTKDVASMKVLWRNQKVEEATWEAQDDMRAKYLFLFLGLDEDV; encoded by the exons ATGGATAAGGTGACGGTGAtaagagaaaggcttaagactggTAAAAGTCACCAAAAGGCTTATGTGGATATGTGGCAAaaggagttggagttggagtttgag aagtgcgtgggtgatccttctttaatTGTTCCTATGGAGGATGTTGGTAAtttggattccttgtcctatgagaaAGTCTTGGTGAAGATTTTGGATAGGGAAATTCTTAGGTTGAGAACTAAAGATGTGGCTTCAATGAAGgtactttggagaaatcaaaaggttgaAGAAGCCACATGGGAAGCTCAAGATGATATGAGGGCTAAATATCTATTTTTGTTCCTCGGGTTGGATGAAGATGTTTAA